The segment TCAAAATCGAATTTACGGCCCCAACGGAGTTGTTGATTTCGTGCGACATCATCCGGATGACTTTGTCGTACGCCTTCTTCTGCGCCGCTATGATTTCGCGAGTCAGTTCTTCCAGCAGGATAAAATGACGGGGAAAACCACGATCCAGGAAATGGAACTTGCTGGCCTTGTAGGCATGAATCCCGCTGACATTGATGACAGTGGGTTCACCGGTCCTGAGTTCGGCGAGAGCACAGCCGGGCAAATCATGAAAACCGCTCAGCGTTTGTCCCGTCGGACTCTCTGAATTCAGACCCAGCATTGCCCGGCCGGCGCGATTGATGGATACAATGTTATCATCCAAGTCCAGAACGATGATCCCTATGGGCGAGGCGTCGATCAGCCGTTCCAGAAAATAGTGCTGTTCCTGCCGTTTGACCCGCTCGGCACGGAGCTGGTCGATCATCCTGTTGTAGGTTTCCACCAGACGGCCGATTTCACCCCCGCCCACCGGTGTGAACTTGGTGCTGAAATCCTGATCACGGATCGACTCGATTCCGGCGGAAATTAGGTCCAGCGGACAGGTCAGAGCTCGATAGAAATAAAAGGTAAGAACTATGCTGACGAGGACAATACCCTCAGCGATAAAGAAGAGAACAACGTTTTCGGCGTAGAGAAAGCACGAAAGAACCACAAACGCCGTGTGCACAGCCAAGGCAAAAACGATGAATTTGACACGGAAACTCATATCGAGATGCCGTATTTTTCCAGACGGCGATAGAGTGCTGCGCGGCTCAGACCCAAGGAACGGGCGACCTTGCTGACATTCTTGCCATGGAATTCCAGCGCTTTGAGGATCATCGACTCTTCCATTTCGTCCAGTGTGAAGGCCCCGACCGCCGGTAGTTCGTCGGCGTGTCCTCGTGACGGCGCAGGACAGAACTGCGCCTTGAAATCATCAATGTCCAGATCGTCGCGGTTGGACACGAGAGCCGTACGCTCGGTCAGGTTCTTCAGTTCCCGGATATTGCCGGGCCAGGGAAGAGTCTTCAGCCAGGCCAGGGCGCGAGGTCGGACGGCCAACGACGGCCGCCGATAAATGGTTTTGAGATTATCGACAAAATAATCGACCAAAAGGGGAATATCGTCGAGCCGTTCGCGAAGCCGCGGCAGGGTCAGGGTAATCAGGTTGATGCGATAGTAGAGGTCTTCCCGCATTCGCCGTTCGCCGACCAAAGTTCTCAGGTCCCGATTGGAAGCGCATACCAGTCGAAAATCAACGGTCTTTGTCTGGCTGGTGCCCAGCACCTCGAAACTGCGATCCTGGAGAACTCGCAGTAGTTTCACCTGGCTGTTCATATCCATTTCGCTGATCTCATCGAGGAAAATGGTTCCGCCGTCGGCCATCGCAAAGCGGCCCACGCGATCACGGACGGCGTCGGTGAACGCCCCTTTGCGGTGTCCAAACATTTCGCTTTCGAACAGGGAAGCGGGGATTCCTCCGAGATTCACCCGCACCAGCGGGCCGTTACGGCGCGAGCTGTTCATGTGAATGGCCTCTGCAATCAGTTCCTTGCCGGTGCCGCTTTCGCCAATGATCAGCACCGGTGCATCGGTGGCGCTGACCCGCCCCACCGTTTGAAGAACGGCCATCAGTCCTTTGTCCACACCGACGATTTTCTCGAAATCATAGAGGGCGTCAAGCTGTGAACGGGTACGGGCCAGTGAGGCATCCTCTTTGGCCGACCGCGATAGGCAAAGCGCCGTTTTAACCGTCTGCAGAAAATGATCGTTATTCCAGGGTTTGGTGATAAAATCGGCCGCGCCGGATTTCATCCCCTCCACCGCCAGAGGGATCGAACCCCAGGCGGTAATCAGTATGACCGGCTGGTCAGGATATGTCTTCTTGATTTCGCGGAGCAGAGTCAACCCCTCCTCGCCCGAAGTCGCAACCGAGAAGTTCATGTCCAGAATGAAAAGCTCAGGCGGATCGTTCGCGGCGCTGGCCAGCGCCTCCTCGGGGTTGTTGGCGGCCGTCGATCTGAAGCCGGCCTGTTTGAGAAGCAGTGATAGTGAGGAACAGACCGCCTTATCGTCGTCGATAATCAGTATCATCCCTTGCCTCAAAACGTTTGCAATATACGGATTTTCGGAACGTATTGCTATTTATTCGTCACGCAATGCCTCCGCCGGTCGAATCGCCGCCGCCAGGCGGCTCGGATAAAGCGCGCAGGCAGCGACGGTCAGATACAGGAAAACGGCGGCGCTGACAATAGCCAGCAGGTATGTTCCGGCGCTGACCATCTCGAAAACCCCGGCAATCGGAACTTGAATGGCGAAAAATGTACCCAGAGCGATTCCCAGCGTTGCCATCACTAACGACTCGCGCAAAATCTGGCTTGAAATCCGATGCGAATCGGCCCCAACCGCGCACCGCAGGCCGATTTCTCCTCGGCGGCGGTTGATGGAGTACCAGAGCACACCGAAAAGCCCCAGCGCCACATTGAAAATTAGAAAACCGGCGATGACGACAAAGATCCCCATCGACAATATCATTTCCCGGAGATAGGTCTTCCGCATATCCTTAAGCGGACCGGTTCGGAAGGTCCACCCCGGAGCCATCGCTTGCAGGCGGTTCATCAGCTTCTCTTCAAAGGCCGCGCCGACTCCGGGCCGGACTTTTATTAATCCTCCAACCATTTCCACCGAACTGGAGTCGGTCAGTACATTTCTTTTGAAGTAGCGGTTTTCAGTCGACGAGAATTCGCCGTCAAAACGATAGTCGTTGATGATGCCGACGATAACGAACTCGTCGATCTTCCTGGCGGTATCGCCGCCGGGCTTGGCGTCGAAATGGTCTTCCGTAACGATTTTGCCCAGTGCCTGCTCTGGGCCGAACATCGCATCGGCCATCTTCCGGTTAATGATAACCGGTTTGAGTCTGGCTCCGTTATCCTCGGGACCGAACCACCGCCCTTCCACCGGTGCGATTCCCATGGTCGCGGCGAAATTGTCGTCGACGAAGAAGACGCCGCCATTGAATTGGCGGTTGTTGAAAGACAGCGCGTTGCCCCAGTAGTTGCGGGCGTACGGCAGATTTGAGCTGGCCATACTGACCTGCACAACCTCTTCGAAGGAACGGATCTCCCGGTCGATCTGCATAATCATTTCTCTGGGATCGTAATCGGCCCGGTTCCAATTCATATTCAGAACAATAACATCATCATAAACAAAGCCCAGCGGCTTCAGGTAATTGCCGAGGGAGAAGTACGTCAAGCTGCCCAGCGCAAAGAGAACGAGGAACGAAAGAAAAATCTCGATCATGACCATCGCGTTGGTCTTTCTGCGATTCCAAATCAGTCGCAGTATATGCAAAGTCATAGCCGCCCTCCTCTCAAAGCCTCAACCGGGTGCAGCCGCGACATCTTGAACGCCGGGTAGACACCGGAAAAGAGGCCAAAGAACAAGCAGATGATGATACTGAAGAAAAATACCTTCAGATTGAGAACGAAATGCCCAAATGGTATCAGACCGCTGGAATTCACGACTGCCAGGGCCAGAATCGTTCCGATCAGTCCAATTGCTCCTCCGATGAGGGTCAGGATGATATTCTCAACAATGAACTGGCCGACCAATGTCGTAGACGAGGCCCCGAAAGCCTTCCTTACCCCGATCTCGGAAAAACGCTCGATGATGCGGCTCAGATTGAGATTGACCAGATTTACCGTTGGCAGGAGCATAAACAAGAGGGCGATGAGAAGGCCGACGGATATCAGCACCACCTTGCCGCGCGCGGGGCTGTCGGGGAAAAAAAGATGAGCCAGTTCATCCAGCGGCGTGCCCATGATGCAGGTGAGCGTGGTGATTTCCGGATTCTGACGTTTGATTTCCTCAGTTCGCGCCCGGAGCTCATCTTGGATCGCGCCAAAATCCCCCTTCCGCGGAGCCAGCACCAAGGCCATGCATGTTCCCCAGTAATCGGTCGACCACGGATCGGAGATTTCCTTTTGCATAGGGAAATAGACGTCGGCGGAGGCCGGCATGAGAGGTATATCGCGATTGTCGATAACCCCCACTACCCGGTATTTCTCGCCGCCGATATTAAGAGCTTTGTCCAGGGCGGAGACGTCGCCGTAATAACTGCGCCGCATCTTGTCACCGATTACGGCAACCTTGGCGCCGCCGGCGACCGTGGCCGAATCGTACGGTCTACCTTCAAGGAAGGGACATTCCATGATCACCCAGAAATTGGCGTCGGCATACTTCACGTCGACCGTCAATTTGCGGTTGTTGACGTAACAGACGGTAGTTCTATTGTTCGAGAAAATAGAGACACGTTCCGGCCATGTCAAAGTACGTACATTCTTGTTCAGAAACTCATATCCTATGGTCGAAATTATATGATTGTCCTCCGAACGATACTCGATGCGTGAGGCAATCAGAGTCCGATCGAGTTTGGACCCCGATT is part of the Candidatus Zixiibacteriota bacterium genome and harbors:
- a CDS encoding ATP-binding protein gives rise to the protein MSFRVKFIVFALAVHTAFVVLSCFLYAENVVLFFIAEGIVLVSIVLTFYFYRALTCPLDLISAGIESIRDQDFSTKFTPVGGGEIGRLVETYNRMIDQLRAERVKRQEQHYFLERLIDASPIGIIVLDLDDNIVSINRAGRAMLGLNSESPTGQTLSGFHDLPGCALAELRTGEPTVINVSGIHAYKASKFHFLDRGFPRHFILLEELTREIIAAQKKAYDKVIRMMSHEINNSVGAVNSILNSSLNYRIQLSPEDASDFENALQVAIDRNTRLNRFMSNFADVVRIPQPVRERHDLHKLLRSVQVLMSAECERRRIAWVWDLGPDPFIVNIDIQQMEQVLVNIVKNAIEAIDIDGIITVKTADNHGERILVIIDTGKGICPQERLQLFAPFFSTKRDGQGIGLTLIREVLINHGFSFSLESAGKGHTEFRIGFQQHSRAGDTC
- a CDS encoding sigma-54 dependent transcriptional regulator, with the protein product MILIIDDDKAVCSSLSLLLKQAGFRSTAANNPEEALASAANDPPELFILDMNFSVATSGEEGLTLLREIKKTYPDQPVILITAWGSIPLAVEGMKSGAADFITKPWNNDHFLQTVKTALCLSRSAKEDASLARTRSQLDALYDFEKIVGVDKGLMAVLQTVGRVSATDAPVLIIGESGTGKELIAEAIHMNSSRRNGPLVRVNLGGIPASLFESEMFGHRKGAFTDAVRDRVGRFAMADGGTIFLDEISEMDMNSQVKLLRVLQDRSFEVLGTSQTKTVDFRLVCASNRDLRTLVGERRMREDLYYRINLITLTLPRLRERLDDIPLLVDYFVDNLKTIYRRPSLAVRPRALAWLKTLPWPGNIRELKNLTERTALVSNRDDLDIDDFKAQFCPAPSRGHADELPAVGAFTLDEMEESMILKALEFHGKNVSKVARSLGLSRAALYRRLEKYGISI
- a CDS encoding FtsX-like permease family protein, translating into MTLHILRLIWNRRKTNAMVMIEIFLSFLVLFALGSLTYFSLGNYLKPLGFVYDDVIVLNMNWNRADYDPREMIMQIDREIRSFEEVVQVSMASSNLPYARNYWGNALSFNNRQFNGGVFFVDDNFAATMGIAPVEGRWFGPEDNGARLKPVIINRKMADAMFGPEQALGKIVTEDHFDAKPGGDTARKIDEFVIVGIINDYRFDGEFSSTENRYFKRNVLTDSSSVEMVGGLIKVRPGVGAAFEEKLMNRLQAMAPGWTFRTGPLKDMRKTYLREMILSMGIFVVIAGFLIFNVALGLFGVLWYSINRRRGEIGLRCAVGADSHRISSQILRESLVMATLGIALGTFFAIQVPIAGVFEMVSAGTYLLAIVSAAVFLYLTVAACALYPSRLAAAIRPAEALRDE
- a CDS encoding FtsX-like permease family protein; translation: MLKNYIKMAWKVLLRRKFFTAISLFGISFTLLVLMLATAAVTYTLDPAKSGSKLDRTLIASRIEYRSEDNHIISTIGYEFLNKNVRTLTWPERVSIFSNNRTTVCYVNNRKLTVDVKYADANFWVIMECPFLEGRPYDSATVAGGAKVAVIGDKMRRSYYGDVSALDKALNIGGEKYRVVGVIDNRDIPLMPASADVYFPMQKEISDPWSTDYWGTCMALVLAPRKGDFGAIQDELRARTEEIKRQNPEITTLTCIMGTPLDELAHLFFPDSPARGKVVLISVGLLIALLFMLLPTVNLVNLNLSRIIERFSEIGVRKAFGASSTTLVGQFIVENIILTLIGGAIGLIGTILALAVVNSSGLIPFGHFVLNLKVFFFSIIICLFFGLFSGVYPAFKMSRLHPVEALRGGRL